The sequence GACCAGCACGGCGCGCAGCAGGCAGGAGACGATCATGATCGTCTTGCGGTCGTAGCGGTCCACGATCACGCCCGCGATCAGGCCGAACACGAGGGTCGGCGCGGCGGATGCCATGAGGATCAGGCCGACGCTCAGGACCGAGTTCGTGATCTGGTAGACGAAGATGCCGGCCGCCAGCGAAGTCAGCGCGTCGCCGATGGTCGAGATCAGCTGCCCGGTCCACAGGAACGTGAAGTACTTGTTCCGGAAGATGGCATACGGCGACGCTTTTGGGGCTTGGGCGGCGGGCGCGCTCGCGGTCACGAGGTCCTCCGGAGTGGCCGGGGCGAGATGTCGCGCATTGTGACACTTACCATGAGCCCGATGCCGCAGCGTGACGCCACCGAATCATGGCCCCTGACCCTTGGTGAGGAGCCCGCCTTCTGCCCGGCCTGCGGTCAGGGGCTCGTCGCACGGGTACTGGAAGAGGACCATCGGCCGCGCCTCGTCTGCCCGGACGGGCACGTCACCTGGCGCAACCCGAGGCTCGTCGTCGGCACGCTGCCGGTGCGCGATGGGCGCGTGCACCTGGCGCGCCGCTCGATCGAACCGGCGGCAGGACGCTGGACGTACCCCGGCGGCTTCCTGGAGCTGGGGGAGGCGGCCCAGGAGGGAGCCCGCCGCGAGACGGAGGAGGAGACCCAGCTCAAGGTCGAGGTGGGACGGCTCATCGGCGCCTACTCGCGCCCGTATGCCGGCGTGGTGACCCTCATCTACGAGGCCACCGTGGTGGGCGGCAAGCTGCTGCCGGGGGTGGAGACGAGCGAGGTGCGCGCCTTCGGACCGGATGAGATCCCGTGGGACGAGCTTGCCTTCTCGACCGCCGAGAGCGCGCTCCGAGACTGGGTCGCGTCGCTGCCGGGGCGCGGCGCACGGTTCGAGCCCGAGCTGTACGTGACCGGCGACCCGGCCGAGGGCTAGCCCGGCGACTCGTAGCGACGGAAGACGGCCACCGCATTCTGTCCGCCGAAGCCGAACCCGTTGATGATCGCGGTCCGCACCGCCGCCTGGCGGGCGGTGTTGGGGACGTAGTCCAGGTCGCAGGCGGGATCCGGCGTCTCG is a genomic window of Chloroflexota bacterium containing:
- a CDS encoding NUDIX hydrolase produces the protein MPQRDATESWPLTLGEEPAFCPACGQGLVARVLEEDHRPRLVCPDGHVTWRNPRLVVGTLPVRDGRVHLARRSIEPAAGRWTYPGGFLELGEAAQEGARRETEEETQLKVEVGRLIGAYSRPYAGVVTLIYEATVVGGKLLPGVETSEVRAFGPDEIPWDELAFSTAESALRDWVASLPGRGARFEPELYVTGDPAEG